In the genome of Legionellales bacterium, one region contains:
- the ttcA gene encoding tRNA 2-thiocytidine(32) synthetase TtcA, translating into MFTHSTIEKKLLHYTGKAIHDYKMIQHGDRVMVCLSGGKDSFTLLCLLYLLQLRAKVKFELHAFTLDQSQPGWDDSQLRAWFTQHRIPFTILTRDTYSIVKEKIPEGKTFCSLCSRLRRGIIYRYAKEHGFNKIALGHHRDDLIQTVLMSIFYSGEIRSMPPKLLTDDKRHIVIRPLSYCQEKDIIVYAKEQQFPIIPCNLCGSQTNLARQRIANLLQQLAKDNPKIPSNMLHALQSVKPSQLMDRNLFDFAGLEDMLTTENQSTVDEVENCVYDWE; encoded by the coding sequence ATGTTTACCCATTCAACCATTGAAAAAAAATTACTTCATTATACCGGCAAGGCCATTCATGATTATAAAATGATTCAACACGGTGATCGGGTCATGGTGTGTTTATCGGGTGGGAAAGATTCTTTTACGCTACTTTGCCTGCTCTATCTATTGCAATTACGCGCAAAAGTTAAATTTGAATTACACGCATTTACCTTAGATCAAAGTCAACCCGGCTGGGACGACAGCCAATTACGGGCGTGGTTTACTCAGCATCGTATTCCTTTTACCATTTTAACCCGCGATACCTATTCCATCGTCAAAGAAAAAATCCCTGAGGGTAAAACATTTTGCTCACTCTGCTCACGTTTACGGCGCGGGATTATTTATCGTTACGCCAAAGAACATGGGTTTAATAAAATAGCGCTGGGACATCATCGCGATGATTTAATTCAAACCGTATTAATGTCGATATTCTATTCTGGCGAAATTCGCTCGATGCCGCCCAAACTCTTAACCGACGATAAACGCCACATTGTGATCCGCCCTTTAAGTTATTGCCAAGAAAAAGATATTATTGTCTATGCCAAGGAACAACAATTTCCGATTATTCCCTGCAATTTATGTGGCTCGCAAACGAATTTAGCGCGTCAACGCATCGCTAATTTATTGCAACAACTCGCTAAAGACAATCCCAAAATTCCTAGCAATATGTTACACGCGCTGCAAAGCGTGAAGCCAAGTCAATTAATGGATCGCAATTTATTTGATTTTGCTGGCTTAGAGGACATGCTAACCACAGAAAATCAATCCACAGTCGATGAGGTAGAAAATTGCGTTTATGATTGGGAATAG
- a CDS encoding outer membrane protein assembly factor BamE has product MKRLTRVIISGLAALLLSGCKPLLSQIHLVNIQQGNVITPQMVPQLHRGMTKAQVEEIMGTPVLNNTFRPNRWDYVYTVDNVGQPKFEKRVTIVFDQASRVSQIIVTN; this is encoded by the coding sequence ATGAAGAGATTAACTCGCGTTATTATCAGTGGCCTAGCCGCCCTATTATTAAGCGGCTGTAAACCACTGTTATCGCAAATTCATTTAGTAAACATTCAACAAGGTAATGTCATTACCCCACAAATGGTGCCACAACTTCACCGTGGAATGACTAAAGCACAAGTCGAAGAGATTATGGGAACTCCCGTATTAAATAATACCTTCCGTCCCAATCGCTGGGATTATGTGTATACGGTGGATAATGTTGGCCAACCTAAATTTGAAAAACGGGTTACTATTGTGTTTGACCAAGCTTCGCGGGTAAGCCAAATTATTGTCACCAACTAA
- a CDS encoding RnfH family protein, which yields MINIEIVYDNVERQEFIGLKIPAGTTAEEAIIQSGIIERFPELSLATLCVGIFSKKINLNHVLQSGDRIEIYRPLLIDPKQARRVRARK from the coding sequence ATGATTAACATCGAAATTGTTTACGATAATGTCGAGCGTCAAGAATTTATAGGGCTGAAAATTCCAGCAGGTACTACTGCCGAGGAAGCCATTATTCAATCGGGGATAATAGAGCGTTTTCCAGAATTAAGCCTTGCCACACTGTGTGTGGGTATTTTTAGCAAAAAAATTAATTTAAATCACGTCTTACAATCAGGCGATCGCATAGAAATTTATCGACCCTTGCTTATCGATCCGAAACAGGCGCGGCGCGTGCGTGCGCGAAAATAG
- a CDS encoding type II toxin-antitoxin system RatA family toxin, with protein sequence MPEISRQAIVPYTCAEMFDLVNDIEAYPQFIPWCQSSTLHSHNEHEIQASLCFARGGISKCFTTCNRMQRHKMIQVKLISGPFKRLEGYWLFDALNEKTCRVSLNLEFEFAGKLISLAFGPLFQQVANTLVDSFRKRAIEVYGKRETHD encoded by the coding sequence ATGCCAGAAATCAGTCGTCAAGCCATTGTTCCCTATACCTGTGCGGAAATGTTCGATCTCGTAAATGATATCGAAGCCTATCCGCAATTTATCCCATGGTGTCAATCTAGCACCCTTCATTCTCATAACGAACATGAAATTCAAGCCAGTTTGTGTTTTGCCCGGGGTGGGATCAGTAAATGTTTTACCACATGTAATCGCATGCAACGGCATAAAATGATCCAAGTCAAATTAATCTCAGGGCCATTTAAACGCTTAGAAGGTTATTGGCTTTTTGATGCGCTGAATGAAAAGACGTGTCGAGTGTCATTGAATTTAGAATTTGAATTTGCGGGAAAATTAATTAGCTTGGCGTTTGGTCCGTTATTCCAACAAGTGGCTAATACGCTGGTGGATTCTTTTCGCAAACGGGCTATCGAAGTCTATGGTAAACGAGAAACCCATGATTAA
- the smpB gene encoding SsrA-binding protein SmpB, with the protein MSKHKFTPDDNKTIALNKKARHDYFIEQQFEAGVVLRGWEVKSLRAGRVQLTDSYVLIRDGELWLLGSHITPLNSASTHVETDPTRTRKLLLQRAEIDKLIGAVERKGYTLLVLSLYWKKQQVKANIALAKGKKLYDKRATEKERDWNRDKERLMRSRY; encoded by the coding sequence ATGAGTAAACATAAATTCACCCCAGATGACAATAAAACTATCGCGCTCAATAAAAAAGCGCGTCACGATTATTTTATTGAACAACAATTTGAAGCAGGCGTGGTATTACGCGGCTGGGAAGTGAAAAGTTTGCGCGCAGGCCGCGTGCAACTCACCGACAGTTACGTGTTAATTCGCGACGGTGAATTGTGGCTGCTTGGCTCGCACATCACCCCGCTTAACTCCGCCTCCACCCACGTCGAAACCGATCCCACGCGCACCCGCAAATTATTATTGCAACGGGCTGAAATCGATAAACTTATTGGCGCTGTCGAACGTAAAGGCTATACGTTGCTGGTGTTATCGTTATATTGGAAAAAGCAACAAGTCAAAGCAAATATTGCCCTGGCTAAAGGTAAAAAACTTTACGATAAACGCGCCACCGAAAAAGAACGCGATTGGAATCGCGATAAAGAGCGTTTAATGCGGAGTCGGTATTAA
- a CDS encoding metallophosphoesterase, with amino-acid sequence MKLTWLTDIHLNFLDKQKRNNFYLTITHEDSDAVLISGDIAEAPSISFLLKEMSVALNKPIYFVLGNHDYYHGQVDEVRQEMVELTQAEKLLYWLPAVGMQVLTTNIILVGHDGWADARYGDYANSRIVLNDSHLIADLFQAKIIGKFQLLNKMQQLAERDALQLQENLLLALKQHPKNIIVLTHVPPFKETCLHQGKVSDANWLPYFGSKVMGDLLLRVAKDNPAVEFLVLCGHTHSAAHYQPLVNLLVKAGNAEYYQPGLQELINI; translated from the coding sequence ATGAAACTAACTTGGTTAACAGACATTCATCTCAATTTTTTGGATAAGCAAAAAAGGAATAATTTTTATTTGACAATTACTCATGAAGATAGTGATGCTGTATTGATCAGTGGTGATATTGCTGAAGCACCCTCTATAAGTTTTCTACTCAAAGAGATGAGTGTTGCGCTCAATAAACCAATCTATTTTGTATTAGGCAATCACGATTATTATCACGGCCAAGTAGATGAAGTGCGTCAAGAGATGGTAGAGCTGACACAGGCAGAAAAATTACTCTATTGGTTACCCGCAGTTGGCATGCAAGTATTAACCACGAATATAATACTAGTGGGTCATGACGGTTGGGCTGATGCGCGTTATGGTGATTATGCCAATAGCAGAATAGTATTAAATGATAGCCATTTAATCGCTGATTTATTTCAGGCTAAAATTATTGGGAAATTTCAGTTGCTTAATAAAATGCAGCAGCTTGCAGAGAGGGATGCATTGCAATTACAAGAAAATTTATTATTGGCACTCAAGCAGCACCCAAAAAATATTATCGTGTTAACTCATGTGCCACCATTTAAAGAAACTTGTTTGCATCAAGGAAAAGTTAGTGATGCTAATTGGCTTCCTTATTTTGGATCAAAAGTTATGGGAGATTTGTTGCTGCGAGTAGCTAAGGATAATCCTGCAGTAGAGTTTTTAGTCTTGTGTGGTCACACACATAGTGCTGCGCATTATCAGCCATTAGTTAATTTACTCGTTAAAGCTGGTAACGCTGAATATTATCAGCCAGGGCTGCAGGAGTTAATAAACATTTAA